Proteins encoded by one window of Rhodobacteraceae bacterium IMCC1335:
- a CDS encoding amidohydrolase — MNDFHQKLTAFRRDLHRHPELGFEETRTKAKIATALRALGLIVSEGVGVVGVLNCGNGTRTIALRADMDALPISETSAHEYSSLTPGVMHACGHDGHTTMLLGAAELLSQSQDFDGTVIFVFQPNEEHGLGARAMLDEGFKEIFAPDEIYAIHNLPGDPLAEISTRIGQICASESLFEIRVTGQGGHASMPHLGVDAITVAAELVMALQTIVARKLPPGAGAVVSVTEISSDGQRNVLPGTALLKGDVRARLPQDRDAIRKFMKQITSGLAATHNVQIDMEFNTEFIETINAKEPTDSVIRVANAQGLTNIGNRPAMSFSEDFAQFSAVIPGCFFLLGNGTDGPHGQALHRSNYDFNDALLPVGANLWAALVRDRLPKR; from the coding sequence ATGAACGACTTCCATCAAAAGCTGACCGCCTTTCGGCGCGATCTCCATCGCCATCCAGAGCTGGGTTTTGAAGAAACCCGCACCAAAGCCAAAATAGCAACGGCTTTGCGCGCCTTGGGCCTAATCGTGTCCGAAGGCGTTGGCGTGGTTGGGGTTTTGAACTGTGGAAACGGTACCCGCACGATTGCATTGCGCGCGGATATGGACGCGCTGCCCATTTCCGAAACCAGCGCGCATGAGTACAGCTCTTTAACGCCGGGCGTTATGCATGCCTGCGGCCATGACGGGCATACCACAATGCTGTTGGGCGCGGCTGAACTGTTAAGCCAAAGCCAAGATTTTGACGGCACCGTCATTTTTGTTTTTCAACCAAATGAAGAGCACGGGTTGGGCGCGCGCGCCATGCTGGACGAGGGCTTTAAAGAAATATTTGCGCCCGATGAGATTTATGCAATCCACAACCTTCCCGGGGACCCATTGGCCGAAATTTCAACCCGTATTGGCCAAATTTGTGCAAGCGAAAGCCTGTTTGAAATTCGTGTTACAGGCCAAGGTGGGCATGCCTCAATGCCCCATCTGGGCGTTGATGCAATCACCGTTGCCGCCGAGCTTGTTATGGCGCTGCAAACCATCGTTGCCCGCAAATTACCCCCCGGCGCCGGGGCGGTGGTATCCGTTACCGAAATCTCAAGCGATGGGCAGCGCAATGTTTTACCGGGCACTGCGCTGCTGAAAGGCGATGTCCGCGCGCGCTTGCCACAAGACCGAGACGCGATCAGAAAATTCATGAAGCAAATCACATCTGGACTTGCCGCGACGCATAACGTGCAGATTGATATGGAATTTAACACGGAATTCATCGAAACGATCAACGCCAAGGAACCAACCGACAGCGTGATACGCGTTGCCAATGCGCAGGGGCTCACAAATATTGGGAATCGTCCTGCCATGAGCTTTTCAGAGGATTTTGCGCAATTCAGCGCCGTGATACCGGGTTGCTTTTTTCTTCTTGGCAATGGTACTGATGGGCCACATGGTCAGGCACTACATCGATCGAATTATGATTTCAACGATGCTTTATTGCCCGTTGGGGCCAATTTATGGGCGGCTTTGGTGCGCGATCGGTTGCCCAAAAGATAA
- a CDS encoding tetratricopeptide repeat protein — MGLNVDRTLKAAKKLEALNKPSEAEALYRNILDVYPKNKRAMTALKKFRHAANHPLSLPDSDRAVLKHLTFLDGQEKYQNIIELRAQIASRYPESAPLFNIIGSAFARLGAFDDAVTTFLYALERDPQNVNLYNNLGESYGRLGNYQAALTSFRTATDLDPQFSKAFYNMANTFFALGDTAAAIDIYKKSIALKPEFAPAANNLGAAYLKAGQISEAFQSFARALRLNPQYEEAFANLYNLSIQCPWQRREFSKLKKRMQPFSGVKTRVLALIDAYIGQDSISVEAELSALKLAERGNAFNALSAADQIFCLAYYNLIQALEAQNKGFMSNKSDGSETRLIYHLGESHCLSFAHLKLRLEGQTYKVQPVISFGTKVFHLSDAAQRAFSEILRAQLRHLPKHSKVMLSFGEIDCRLHEGFLAVAEARNIDLKDLIAETISGYLRFVCGLALEMQHQIFILNVPAPLHSSKSSAAENASVANIVHLFNQNLAYQMHQSDMGLVDLHKFTCGSEGFSNRRFHCDDSHLDGRALQEIERQLSWDYAGANPV; from the coding sequence ATGGGTTTGAATGTTGACAGAACGCTAAAGGCGGCAAAAAAGTTAGAAGCGCTGAATAAGCCCTCTGAAGCCGAAGCGCTCTATCGCAACATTTTAGACGTTTATCCAAAGAATAAGCGGGCGATGACAGCGCTGAAAAAGTTCCGTCACGCCGCCAATCACCCTCTTTCGCTACCCGATAGTGACCGCGCTGTTCTCAAACATTTGACTTTTTTAGACGGCCAAGAAAAATATCAAAATATTATTGAGCTTAGAGCGCAGATCGCGAGCCGGTATCCAGAGTCAGCGCCATTATTTAATATTATTGGAAGTGCTTTTGCACGGCTTGGCGCATTTGACGACGCCGTTACCACCTTTTTATATGCTTTGGAGCGTGATCCCCAAAATGTAAACCTGTATAATAATTTGGGTGAAAGCTATGGGCGGCTTGGAAATTATCAGGCAGCGTTAACTAGTTTTCGAACCGCAACCGATTTGGATCCGCAGTTTTCAAAAGCCTTCTATAATATGGCCAATACGTTTTTTGCGCTCGGGGATACCGCTGCCGCGATTGATATTTATAAAAAATCAATCGCGCTCAAGCCTGAATTTGCACCAGCGGCTAACAATCTGGGCGCTGCCTATTTAAAGGCAGGTCAGATATCTGAGGCGTTTCAGAGTTTTGCACGGGCTTTGCGGTTAAACCCGCAGTATGAAGAGGCGTTTGCAAATCTTTATAATTTATCAATTCAATGCCCTTGGCAGAGACGAGAGTTTTCGAAACTCAAAAAACGCATGCAGCCTTTTTCCGGCGTGAAAACCCGTGTCCTTGCATTGATTGACGCTTATATAGGACAGGACAGCATATCTGTGGAGGCCGAGCTTAGCGCTTTAAAATTGGCTGAAAGAGGTAATGCGTTTAACGCTTTAAGTGCCGCAGACCAGATATTTTGTTTGGCTTATTACAATTTGATTCAAGCGCTAGAAGCGCAGAATAAAGGCTTTATGTCGAATAAATCGGATGGGTCTGAAACGCGTCTGATCTATCATTTGGGAGAAAGCCATTGTTTAAGTTTCGCCCATTTAAAGCTGCGTCTTGAAGGCCAGACGTATAAAGTACAGCCGGTGATTTCTTTTGGCACGAAAGTTTTTCACCTGTCTGACGCGGCGCAACGTGCATTTTCCGAAATTCTCCGCGCTCAATTGCGTCATCTGCCAAAGCATTCAAAGGTTATGCTGTCCTTTGGCGAAATTGACTGCCGGCTACATGAAGGGTTTTTAGCCGTGGCTGAAGCGCGTAATATTGATTTGAAAGATTTAATTGCTGAGACCATTTCAGGCTATCTGCGGTTTGTGTGTGGGCTTGCTCTGGAAATGCAACATCAGATCTTTATTCTGAATGTTCCGGCACCTCTGCATTCGTCTAAAAGCAGCGCAGCAGAAAACGCAAGCGTGGCGAATATAGTTCACTTGTTTAATCAAAACCTTGCCTATCAGATGCATCAAAGTGATATGGGCTTGGTGGATCTGCATAAGTTTACCTGTGGGTCTGAAGGGTTTTCAAACCGCCGGTTTCATTGCGATGACAGCCATTTAGATGGCCGGGCGCTACAGGAAATTGAGCGCCAATTATCTTGGGACTACGCGGGTGCAAACCCGGTTTGA
- a CDS encoding choline dehydrogenase: MKQFDFIIIGAGSAGCVLANKLSKSGKHKVLLLEAGPSDNRFWIKVPIGYGKVFYDQRVNWKYTTAPEPHLNNRSIYWPRGKVLGGSSSINAMVYVRGHPNDFNEWGQVAPGWSWSDVAPVFKRMERYEAAQDPLRGTNGPLSITDVSTKVHPLTKAYLKAADQAGIGLNPDYNAQTMEGATLYQITTNQGRRASSAQAYLRPALKRKNLVVETGAYVQKLCFEGTRASGVHYHHRGETKAAHCAAEVILAAGAINTPHLLQLSGIGPAALLRAQNIEVRSDSPQVGQNLSDHLGMDLTFKASRPSLNQTLGPWPKKLMVGLQYLLFREGPLSLSLNQGGGFTHSEGASAPPDLQLYFSPLSYTRAPAGTRPLMRPDPFAGFNLGFNPCKPTSLGSVTLASPDPYSAPLLRGNYLDTAYDRDLMIKGVRLMRKIAGTPAMKEMIEREISPGLPCESDEEILEFARADSWTVFHQCGTCKMGQDPKQSVVDPRLRVHGIQGLRVADASIFPTIPSGNTNAPAIMVGEKASDLILQDTGN, encoded by the coding sequence GTGAAACAGTTTGACTTTATAATTATTGGAGCTGGATCTGCGGGCTGTGTTCTGGCAAATAAGCTGAGCAAAAGTGGCAAGCATAAAGTGCTTTTATTAGAGGCTGGGCCGAGCGATAATCGCTTTTGGATCAAAGTGCCAATTGGCTATGGCAAAGTCTTTTATGATCAAAGGGTCAATTGGAAATACACAACCGCGCCCGAACCCCATCTCAATAACCGCAGCATCTATTGGCCAAGGGGCAAAGTGTTGGGCGGATCCAGTTCGATCAATGCGATGGTATATGTGCGCGGCCATCCCAATGATTTCAATGAATGGGGTCAGGTTGCACCAGGTTGGAGTTGGAGCGATGTTGCGCCCGTATTCAAGCGAATGGAGCGCTATGAAGCCGCGCAAGACCCTTTGCGCGGCACAAACGGCCCCTTAAGTATAACAGATGTGTCAACGAAGGTGCATCCTTTAACAAAAGCCTATCTAAAGGCAGCGGATCAGGCCGGTATTGGCCTAAATCCAGATTATAACGCTCAAACCATGGAGGGGGCGACTTTATATCAAATAACCACCAACCAGGGTCGGCGGGCGTCAAGCGCGCAAGCCTATTTGCGACCAGCGCTGAAGCGTAAAAACCTTGTCGTGGAAACCGGTGCTTATGTCCAAAAATTATGTTTTGAAGGCACGCGGGCGTCGGGGGTGCATTATCATCACCGCGGCGAAACAAAAGCAGCGCATTGTGCCGCCGAAGTGATCCTGGCCGCGGGCGCTATCAACACACCGCATCTTTTGCAGCTTTCGGGGATTGGGCCAGCTGCACTTTTGCGTGCCCAAAACATCGAGGTTCGCTCGGATTCGCCGCAGGTTGGTCAAAATTTGAGTGACCATTTGGGAATGGATCTCACTTTCAAAGCCTCACGTCCAAGCTTAAACCAAACGCTGGGCCCTTGGCCTAAAAAATTGATGGTTGGACTGCAATATCTCTTGTTCCGCGAAGGACCTTTATCACTTAGCCTCAACCAAGGCGGGGGTTTTACGCATAGTGAGGGCGCGTCAGCACCGCCGGATTTGCAACTGTATTTTTCTCCTTTAAGCTACACGCGGGCCCCCGCAGGCACACGCCCCCTGATGCGCCCCGATCCCTTTGCCGGTTTTAATTTGGGCTTCAATCCTTGCAAACCAACAAGCCTTGGTTCTGTGACGCTGGCCTCACCCGATCCTTATTCGGCGCCATTATTGCGGGGAAATTACCTTGACACCGCCTATGATCGCGATTTGATGATCAAAGGGGTCCGCTTAATGCGTAAAATTGCAGGCACGCCAGCGATGAAAGAGATGATCGAGCGTGAAATATCTCCCGGATTGCCCTGCGAGAGCGATGAGGAAATTTTAGAATTCGCCAGAGCCGACAGTTGGACGGTGTTTCATCAATGTGGCACTTGCAAGATGGGCCAAGACCCCAAGCAAAGCGTGGTCGATCCGCGCCTGCGCGTACATGGTATTCAAGGGCTTAGAGTGGCCGATGCATCAATTTTTCCGACCATTCCCAGCGGCAATACAAACGCGCCAGCGATTATGGTGGGTGAAAAAGCCTCGGATTTGATTTTACAAGACACGGGCAATTGA
- a CDS encoding mandelate racemase/muconate lactonizing enzyme family protein, with translation MKITAIESFCNEFVGFVRVTVEDGSQGWGQLSTYHSDISAQVLHRQVAPWALGHDETDLDNLLDLITEREHKFPGSYLRRAMGGLDTAIWDLRGKQQGKPVCEILGGTAGPLRAYASSMKRDITPQQEADRFKKLHDEKGFDAFKMRAGSEVGRNQDEWAGRTEEIIPTMRRALGPDVDLLIDANSCYTPARAIEIGHLLQENGFCHFEEPCPYWELEQTQEVTRALELDVTGGEQDCDLPTWQRMIDMKAVDILQPDILYLGGMCRSLRVVEMAKKAALPITPHCANLSLVTLFTMHLLRAIPNAGKYLEFSIEGADYYPWQENLFLENLFEIEDGQARVSEAPGWGCTVNPEWLARSIYQKSEL, from the coding sequence ATGAAGATTACCGCTATAGAAAGCTTTTGCAACGAATTCGTCGGCTTCGTGCGAGTCACGGTTGAAGACGGATCACAAGGCTGGGGCCAGCTTTCAACCTATCACTCGGATATCTCAGCGCAGGTGCTTCACCGCCAAGTTGCGCCTTGGGCTTTGGGCCATGATGAGACCGATTTAGACAATCTGCTCGACCTGATCACCGAGCGCGAGCATAAATTTCCCGGATCTTATTTACGCCGTGCCATGGGCGGGCTTGATACAGCAATTTGGGATTTACGCGGCAAACAGCAAGGCAAACCAGTTTGCGAAATTTTAGGCGGAACGGCCGGACCTTTGCGCGCATATGCCTCATCAATGAAGCGCGATATTACACCTCAGCAAGAAGCAGACCGGTTCAAAAAACTGCACGATGAAAAGGGCTTTGATGCTTTTAAAATGCGTGCCGGCTCAGAAGTTGGGCGCAATCAAGATGAATGGGCCGGGCGCACGGAAGAAATCATCCCAACCATGCGCCGCGCTTTGGGGCCTGATGTTGATTTGTTGATAGATGCCAATAGCTGCTATACGCCTGCGCGGGCGATTGAAATTGGCCATCTACTGCAAGAGAACGGGTTTTGCCATTTCGAAGAACCATGTCCCTATTGGGAACTTGAGCAAACCCAAGAAGTGACCCGCGCCTTGGAACTTGACGTAACGGGCGGCGAACAAGATTGCGATTTGCCAACATGGCAGCGCATGATTGATATGAAAGCGGTCGATATCCTACAGCCAGATATTCTTTATCTGGGAGGTATGTGCCGCAGTTTACGGGTGGTTGAAATGGCCAAAAAGGCTGCATTGCCGATCACCCCGCATTGCGCCAACCTTTCTTTGGTCACCTTATTCACAATGCATTTGCTGCGCGCTATCCCAAATGCCGGAAAATATCTCGAATTCTCGATCGAAGGGGCGGATTATTATCCTTGGCAAGAAAACCTGTTTTTGGAAAACCTGTTCGAAATCGAGGATGGACAGGCCCGTGTCAGCGAAGCACCCGGTTGGGGCTGTACGGTCAACCCCGAATGGCTGGCGCGCTCAATTTATCAGAAATCGGAACTATAG
- a CDS encoding cyclic nucleotide-binding domain-containing protein: protein MKRLKMEIGKHVFRKGDAANGVYLVLSGSVGIFLPSNGTKDPDFLVRDNELFGEMGVVSDQSRMATALTVTECDLLFVSRDEFDKMVDDSHIVVKGILRILAERLRMAQTAKK, encoded by the coding sequence ATGAAGCGTTTGAAAATGGAAATTGGAAAGCATGTCTTTCGTAAAGGTGATGCTGCCAATGGTGTGTATTTGGTTTTGTCGGGATCGGTTGGAATTTTCTTGCCCAGCAATGGCACCAAGGATCCTGATTTTCTGGTAAGAGATAATGAATTATTCGGTGAAATGGGTGTTGTCAGCGATCAATCACGTATGGCAACGGCCCTGACCGTAACAGAATGCGATTTGCTTTTCGTATCACGGGATGAATTTGATAAAATGGTGGATGACTCGCATATCGTGGTGAAGGGCATATTACGTATCCTTGCGGAACGATTGCGGATGGCGCAGACCGCAAAGAAATAA
- a CDS encoding adenylate/guanylate cyclase domain-containing protein — MSATLEEMFKKDSILNVSFFNFENAITAAYFADAELNIIKANKNFKALFPNIKNIEGFNILALLGRLGVSDDQIEEFSNSLQRDKKVLIPQLKIKTADAFKTFSFLATYTKNGTFSYLNGVQGQLIDRTEEYRLHEQNQTLLAENETANQRLEEKSEKLESIANRLAKYLSPQVYETIFSDRMREGESYKRKNLTVFFSDIVSFTDISDTLEPEKLANIINNYLSDMTEIAIANGGTIDKFIGDAVMVFFGDPDSAGEEMDAFRCVKMALEMQQKISQISRIWKSKKGISHGLKVRMGIATGYCTVGNFGSSQRLDYTVLGSPVNMAARLESLCPPGEVLLSKDTASLLNDRVKTAFFDDLKVKGFSKPVSTFKALALNDAADQAWTGLVHDSANIELYVKNPEDLESIIAELRHLEIEFSAQLKRTSD; from the coding sequence ATGTCAGCCACGCTTGAAGAGATGTTCAAGAAAGACTCTATCTTAAATGTCAGCTTTTTTAATTTCGAAAATGCAATAACCGCCGCTTATTTCGCCGATGCGGAACTGAATATTATAAAGGCAAATAAGAATTTCAAAGCATTATTTCCCAACATTAAAAATATCGAAGGGTTCAATATCCTTGCCCTTCTTGGCCGGCTTGGGGTTTCCGATGATCAAATTGAAGAATTTTCGAACAGTTTGCAGCGCGACAAAAAAGTTCTCATCCCGCAATTGAAGATTAAAACTGCTGATGCCTTTAAAACATTCTCTTTTCTTGCCACCTACACCAAAAATGGCACATTCAGTTATTTAAATGGCGTGCAAGGCCAACTGATTGATCGAACGGAAGAGTACCGGCTTCACGAACAAAATCAAACGCTCTTAGCCGAAAACGAAACGGCCAATCAGCGACTTGAAGAAAAAAGCGAGAAGTTGGAATCAATTGCCAATCGTTTGGCAAAATATTTATCGCCACAGGTTTATGAAACGATTTTTTCCGATCGGATGCGAGAGGGTGAAAGCTATAAGCGAAAAAATCTGACGGTTTTCTTTTCAGATATCGTCAGTTTTACTGATATTTCTGACACATTAGAGCCCGAAAAGCTTGCAAATATTATTAACAATTATCTGTCGGATATGACCGAGATCGCGATTGCCAATGGGGGAACGATCGATAAATTCATCGGCGATGCTGTTATGGTTTTCTTTGGAGACCCGGACAGCGCCGGAGAAGAAATGGACGCGTTTCGCTGCGTGAAGATGGCGTTAGAGATGCAACAAAAAATCTCGCAAATCAGCAGAATCTGGAAGTCCAAAAAAGGTATTTCGCATGGGCTTAAGGTCCGAATGGGAATTGCCACCGGCTATTGTACGGTCGGTAATTTTGGGTCAAGCCAGCGCTTGGATTACACGGTGCTTGGCAGTCCGGTGAACATGGCGGCACGGTTGGAAAGCCTTTGCCCACCCGGAGAAGTCTTGCTGTCCAAAGACACAGCTTCATTGTTAAACGACCGCGTGAAAACCGCGTTCTTCGACGACTTAAAGGTCAAGGGCTTTTCCAAACCAGTTTCAACTTTTAAGGCCCTGGCGTTAAACGACGCGGCAGATCAAGCGTGGACCGGATTGGTGCATGACAGTGCAAATATTGAGCTGTATGTGAAAAACCCAGAGGATCTTGAATCCATAATTGCGGAGCTGCGCCACTTGGAAATTGAGTTTTCGGCCCAGCTCAAACGCACTTCTGATTAA